TGACCGCGCTCGAGCTCGGTGACGAGCGCAACGCCGACACCGAGGACAATGACGAGAACGACGAGAACCAGGACGGCGACAACGATCAGTCCGGCGCCGAGGGCTCGCCGGATTCCGATGCCGCCCAGGAGATGAGCGCCGACCAGGCCCAGGCTTCCTCGGAAGAAATGAGCGAGAGCGCGATGGAAAGCGCGCAGGCCTCGACCTCCGACAGCTTCGACGACGGCGAGCTCGGTGACGACGAGACGCCGGGCGAGGCGACGCGGCCGAATTCACACGGCAAGAACGAGCCGCGCGGTCCGGAATACCACGCGTTTGCGCCGAAATTCGACGAGGTCATCTCCGCCGAGGATCTCTGCGACCATGACGAGCTGGAGCGCCTGCGGGCCTATCTCGACAAGCAGCTCGCGCATCTGCAGGGCATCGTTGCCCGCCTCGCCAACCGGCTGCAGCGCCGCCTGATGGCGCAGCAGAACCGCGCCTGGGAGTTCGATCTCGAAGAGGGCATCCTCGACCCCGCGCGGCTGTCGCGCGTCGTCACCGATCCCTATCACCCGTTGTCCTTCATGCACGAGAAGGAGGCGACGTTCCGCGACACCGTGGTGACGCTGCTGCTCGACAATTCCGGCTCGATGCGCGGCCGCCCGATCACGGTGGCCGCGACCTGCGCCGACATCCTCGCGCGCACGCTGGAGCGTTGCGGCGTCAAGGTCGAGATTCTCGGCTTCACCACGCGCGCCTGGAAGGGCGGTCAATCGCGCGAGGCGTGGCTTGCCGCCGGCAAGCCGGCCAATCCTGGCCGCCTCAACGATCTCCGCCACATCATCTACAAATCGGCGGATGCCCCGTGGCGCCGTGCGCGGAAAAATCTCGGGCTGATGATGCGCGAGGGTCTGCTGAAGGAGAACATCGACGGCGAGGCGCTGGACTGGGCGCACAAGCGCCTGCTCGGCCGGCCCGAGCAGCGCAAGATCCTGATGATGATCTCGGACGGCGCGCCGGTCGACGATTCAACGCTGTCGGTCAATCCCGGCAACTATCTCGAGCGGCACCTGCGCCACATCATCGAGGAGATCGAGACCCGCTCGCCGGTCGAGCTGATCGCGATCGGCATCGGCCATGACGTGACGCGCTACTACCGCCGCGCGGTGACGATCGTGGACGCCGAAGAACTCGGGGGCGCCATCACCGAGAAGCTCGCCGAGTTGTTCAGCGAGACCAACACGGCGCCCACCCAGCCGGCCGGTCGCCCGCGACGCAAATTGCATTCGTGAGCACGCATCAATCCCGCCGCAGCTTCGTTGGCAGCTTTCTTGGCCACGCCGCGGCGGGATTTTCTACTCTCGCGATACCTCGATTGGCGCAGGCGCAGGCAC
This genomic stretch from Bradyrhizobium sp. CCGB12 harbors:
- the cobT gene encoding cobaltochelatase subunit CobT; the encoded protein is MSTSSSNSKFRSTKEAPTEPFKRSVASCLKAIAKTPELEVSFAAERPGLAPGKARLPEPARKMTKRDAAIVRGHADSIALKLACHDPKVHRKLMPGNPQARGVFEAVEQARVEAIGARRMAGVAKNLTAMLDDHFHRGKFDEITDRADAPLADALAMLVRERLTGMAPPAAAKKMVDLWRPILEDKIGRRLDRLDGVVEDQTRFGDAVHDLLTALELGDERNADTEDNDENDENQDGDNDQSGAEGSPDSDAAQEMSADQAQASSEEMSESAMESAQASTSDSFDDGELGDDETPGEATRPNSHGKNEPRGPEYHAFAPKFDEVISAEDLCDHDELERLRAYLDKQLAHLQGIVARLANRLQRRLMAQQNRAWEFDLEEGILDPARLSRVVTDPYHPLSFMHEKEATFRDTVVTLLLDNSGSMRGRPITVAATCADILARTLERCGVKVEILGFTTRAWKGGQSREAWLAAGKPANPGRLNDLRHIIYKSADAPWRRARKNLGLMMREGLLKENIDGEALDWAHKRLLGRPEQRKILMMISDGAPVDDSTLSVNPGNYLERHLRHIIEEIETRSPVELIAIGIGHDVTRYYRRAVTIVDAEELGGAITEKLAELFSETNTAPTQPAGRPRRKLHS